One part of the Cellulosilyticum sp. I15G10I2 genome encodes these proteins:
- a CDS encoding substrate-binding domain-containing protein, with protein sequence MKKIFALVMSVVLMLGMTACSKPATAQTGESDKAEVTQTDKKDQLYIEVSALGNLDYFYDHKMGMEKAGEELGVRTEYVGPAEYDMNAMVSAFEQAIAKKPNGIVVVGFEPSLDAIVNKAIDAGIPVVTVDADLPTSKRLAFVGTGNINAGRMGGEKMAEMIGQTGKVAIMTKPGQSNLEERVQGYQEAFSKYPGIEVVQIADTQSDPVVAAQAAASLLQKYPDLAGIACVEGAGGAGAATAVKEAGLSGKVKVIAMDRGNEVIQAIEEGTISATVAQQTALMPYYATQILYNLNNSKVQITTDNAAAGVLGIPAAVDTGVVIVDKDNAKYFKR encoded by the coding sequence ATGAAAAAGATTTTTGCCTTAGTGATGTCAGTAGTATTAATGTTAGGTATGACAGCATGTTCAAAACCAGCAACAGCACAAACTGGAGAATCAGATAAAGCTGAAGTGACTCAAACTGATAAGAAAGACCAACTCTATATAGAAGTTTCTGCACTTGGAAACTTAGACTATTTTTATGATCATAAGATGGGAATGGAAAAAGCAGGAGAAGAACTTGGTGTTAGAACTGAATATGTTGGGCCTGCAGAATATGATATGAATGCTATGGTTTCGGCTTTTGAACAAGCAATTGCTAAAAAACCAAATGGTATTGTAGTCGTAGGATTTGAACCTTCATTAGATGCTATCGTTAATAAAGCTATTGATGCAGGAATCCCAGTAGTTACTGTAGATGCAGACCTTCCAACTTCCAAAAGACTTGCTTTTGTAGGAACAGGAAACATTAATGCAGGCAGAATGGGCGGAGAGAAGATGGCAGAGATGATAGGTCAAACAGGAAAAGTTGCTATTATGACTAAACCAGGACAATCGAACCTTGAAGAACGTGTGCAAGGTTATCAAGAAGCATTTAGTAAGTATCCTGGAATCGAAGTGGTACAAATTGCGGATACACAGTCAGATCCAGTTGTGGCAGCACAGGCGGCAGCGAGCTTATTACAAAAATATCCTGACCTTGCAGGTATTGCATGTGTTGAAGGAGCAGGTGGTGCTGGAGCAGCTACAGCAGTAAAAGAAGCAGGACTCAGCGGTAAAGTAAAAGTTATAGCAATGGACAGAGGAAATGAAGTTATTCAAGCTATTGAAGAAGGAACTATTTCGGCTACAGTAGCACAACAAACAGCTCTAATGCCTTATTATGCAACACAAATACTTTATAATTTAAATAATAGTAAGGTACAAATAACAACAGATAATGCTGCGGCAGGGGTACTTGGTATTCCAGCAGCTGTTGATACAGGTGTAGTTATTGTTGATAAGGATAACGCGAAATATTTCAAAAGATAG
- a CDS encoding sugar ABC transporter ATP-binding protein, translated as MSEYMLEAKGIIKTFPGVKALSGVDLRIKKGEVHALVGENGAGKSTLMLTLGGIYKPDSGTIYLDGEEVHFDSPNDANQKGISVVYQELSLIQGLSVAENIFANRQPVKMGNIIDVKTLHKNTREMLALFNADHIDPAMLVKELSIANQQVVEILKAMSFNPKILVLDEPTSSLTEAEVKQLFTNIRVLKSKGISCIYISHHLHEIFEIADTVTVLRDGQYVADARIEDIDEEFLVTKMVGRKIENIFGSRSEEAKIGEVLFEAQNIGRKGAFKNISFNIRAGEIVGFAGLVGAGRTEVGRAIFGAEPIDTGKLCLEGQEINIKTCKQAIEKGIGYLSEDRKTQGLYLEFCIKNNLPANRLSKFSEKGFLKEDRIEENAHSVVKAFGVATPSVHQFIKNLSGGNQQKVLVAKWVGICPKLLIVDEPTRGVDVGAKSEIYTILRNLAAKGVAIMVISSDLPEVLGITDRVIVMKEGQIVGELGRQEANEEKVIALAAGIGKSKKGA; from the coding sequence GTGAGTGAATACATGCTTGAGGCGAAGGGGATTATTAAAACCTTTCCGGGAGTAAAAGCACTAAGTGGTGTAGATCTTAGAATCAAAAAAGGAGAGGTCCATGCTTTAGTGGGAGAGAATGGTGCTGGAAAAAGTACACTGATGCTTACACTTGGCGGGATCTATAAGCCTGATAGCGGTACTATTTATTTAGATGGAGAAGAAGTTCATTTCGATTCTCCAAATGATGCTAATCAAAAAGGAATTAGTGTAGTATATCAAGAGTTAAGTCTTATTCAAGGATTAAGTGTGGCAGAAAACATTTTTGCTAACAGGCAGCCTGTTAAGATGGGAAACATAATAGATGTTAAAACGTTACATAAGAATACAAGAGAGATGTTAGCTTTATTTAATGCAGATCATATTGATCCAGCTATGCTTGTAAAAGAATTATCAATAGCTAATCAGCAAGTAGTAGAGATCCTTAAGGCGATGTCATTTAATCCTAAGATTCTTGTCCTTGATGAGCCAACTTCATCTTTAACAGAGGCTGAAGTTAAACAGCTTTTTACAAATATAAGAGTGCTTAAGTCGAAAGGCATTTCTTGTATTTATATTTCGCATCATTTGCATGAAATATTTGAAATAGCAGACACAGTGACAGTCCTCAGGGACGGACAGTATGTAGCAGATGCACGGATAGAAGATATTGACGAAGAATTTTTGGTGACTAAAATGGTAGGCCGAAAGATAGAAAACATTTTTGGGTCTAGATCAGAGGAGGCAAAAATAGGAGAAGTACTCTTTGAGGCACAAAACATCGGCAGAAAAGGAGCTTTTAAAAATATCAGTTTTAATATAAGAGCTGGAGAGATAGTCGGGTTTGCAGGACTTGTAGGAGCTGGAAGAACAGAGGTCGGCAGGGCCATTTTTGGAGCAGAGCCTATAGATACAGGTAAGTTATGCTTAGAGGGCCAGGAGATAAATATAAAAACATGCAAGCAGGCCATTGAAAAAGGGATTGGGTATTTAAGTGAAGATAGAAAGACGCAAGGGCTGTACTTAGAATTTTGTATCAAAAATAACTTGCCAGCTAATCGTTTGTCGAAGTTTTCAGAGAAAGGTTTTCTAAAAGAAGACCGTATTGAAGAAAATGCACATAGCGTTGTCAAAGCATTTGGTGTAGCAACCCCGAGTGTTCATCAGTTTATTAAAAACTTATCCGGAGGCAACCAACAAAAAGTTTTAGTTGCCAAATGGGTTGGCATTTGTCCAAAGCTTCTTATTGTAGATGAGCCGACAAGAGGCGTAGATGTAGGCGCAAAGAGTGAGATTTACACTATTTTAAGAAATCTTGCAGCCAAGGGTGTTGCCATTATGGTGATATCTTCTGACCTGCCAGAGGTGCTTGGGATTACAGATCGGGTGATTGTTATGAAAGAAGGACAAATCGTTGGGGAACTTGGAAGACAAGAAGCCAATGAAGAAAAAGTTATTGCCCTGGCAGCAGGCATAGGCAAAAGTAAGAAGGGAGCATAA
- a CDS encoding ABC transporter permease, whose protein sequence is MNVIKRMTKQREFMIFAIVLGVFIIMSFASPYFLGTGNMLALLLGLSIEVLIAVGMTNLMVSGGFDMSVGSVVAFTGAMTAMLITKGMPVVVGILIGITIGGLVGLFNGFIIAKIGINPFVTTLASLSLFRGLTLIISKGQNISGLGEAFNAVGQSKLLGIQLPIWYAVILVIIGDILLRKSRFFRQSYYIGGNEKAAKLSGIDVDKIKILNYVIVGALAGFAGIVMTSRLGAAAVTAGTGLELRVITAVIIGGASLQGGEGTVVGAFLGSLLMALITNALTLLGVDVYWQTFVIGATLLIAVLIDRAGKLRKEKSERLAKEGAKLCNTQALKE, encoded by the coding sequence ATGAATGTTATAAAGAGAATGACTAAACAAAGAGAGTTTATGATCTTTGCGATTGTCTTGGGCGTATTTATTATAATGAGTTTTGCCTCACCCTATTTCCTGGGGACAGGAAATATGTTGGCGCTTCTCCTAGGATTATCTATAGAAGTTTTAATTGCAGTAGGTATGACTAACCTGATGGTTTCTGGTGGTTTTGATATGTCAGTTGGATCAGTTGTTGCATTTACTGGAGCAATGACAGCTATGCTTATCACAAAAGGGATGCCTGTTGTAGTAGGCATATTAATAGGTATAACTATAGGCGGATTAGTAGGTTTATTCAATGGCTTTATTATAGCTAAAATAGGGATCAACCCTTTTGTAACAACGCTCGCAAGTTTAAGCTTATTTAGAGGATTAACTTTAATAATATCAAAAGGACAAAATATTTCAGGTTTAGGAGAAGCTTTTAATGCTGTTGGACAATCTAAGTTATTAGGTATTCAACTGCCCATTTGGTATGCGGTAATACTCGTTATCATAGGAGATATTTTACTTAGAAAGTCGCGGTTCTTTAGACAGAGTTATTATATAGGCGGCAATGAAAAGGCTGCTAAATTATCAGGAATAGATGTAGATAAGATTAAAATATTAAATTACGTGATAGTAGGAGCCTTGGCAGGTTTTGCAGGAATCGTTATGACATCAAGGCTGGGTGCTGCAGCGGTTACAGCTGGAACAGGGCTAGAGTTAAGAGTGATAACAGCAGTTATTATAGGCGGGGCAAGTTTGCAAGGTGGAGAAGGTACAGTTGTAGGTGCTTTTCTTGGATCACTGCTTATGGCACTTATAACAAATGCCTTAACGCTCTTAGGTGTAGATGTCTACTGGCAAACCTTTGTTATTGGAGCAACGTTACTTATCGCAGTACTTATAGATCGAGCTGGTAAATTAAGAAAAGAAAAAAGTGAAAGATTAGCTAAAGAGGGGGCAAAACTATGCAATACACAAGCTTTGAAAGAGTAA
- a CDS encoding uroporphyrinogen decarboxylase family protein, whose product MQYTSFERVKMALEHKESDKIPFDLGASVLTGINKHSYINLRDYLGLPKKEIELCDVMQQLARVDEDVIEKLGVDVRCVDPTPPLEKGLAKDMEERGEYYEMNDEWGIGWKMPVKNGHYFDMIKRPLETIDTITDMENYPWPNPVDPGRFATLKTRADKYVYEDKKAYILGRQYAGIWETALWMSGFEKFFCDMLAEPEYAHALMNKITELKMMYWEKALETVGDNVLIISEADDLATQNSLLCSVDLYKEMVHPYHKKLFSFIKSKAKNKVHIFYHTCGAVKPLIPYLIEEGVDILNPVQVNAQDMDTKLLKKEFGKDMTFWGGGVDTQHVLPFGTPQQVRDEVKRRIEDLAPGGGFIFAGVHNIQSDVSPQNFMAMWETLQEYGIYK is encoded by the coding sequence ATGCAATACACAAGCTTTGAAAGAGTAAAGATGGCACTTGAACATAAAGAATCGGATAAAATACCCTTTGACCTTGGGGCAAGCGTCTTAACAGGTATTAATAAACATAGTTATATCAATTTAAGAGACTATCTTGGATTACCCAAAAAAGAAATTGAACTCTGTGATGTCATGCAGCAACTTGCAAGAGTTGATGAAGATGTAATAGAAAAATTAGGTGTAGATGTAAGATGTGTTGATCCAACGCCTCCTTTAGAAAAAGGATTAGCTAAAGATATGGAAGAACGTGGTGAGTATTATGAGATGAATGATGAATGGGGAATCGGCTGGAAAATGCCTGTTAAAAACGGTCATTATTTCGATATGATTAAACGACCACTTGAAACGATAGATACAATAACTGATATGGAAAACTATCCATGGCCAAACCCAGTAGACCCAGGCAGATTTGCGACACTTAAAACAAGAGCTGACAAATATGTATATGAAGATAAAAAAGCTTATATATTAGGAAGACAGTATGCAGGTATATGGGAGACGGCGCTGTGGATGAGTGGTTTTGAGAAATTCTTCTGTGATATGCTTGCAGAGCCTGAGTATGCCCATGCTTTAATGAACAAAATTACAGAATTAAAGATGATGTATTGGGAAAAAGCACTAGAAACAGTGGGAGATAATGTACTTATCATATCAGAAGCTGATGATCTTGCGACTCAAAACAGTCTGCTTTGTTCAGTGGATTTATACAAAGAAATGGTGCATCCTTATCATAAAAAATTATTTAGTTTTATAAAAAGTAAGGCTAAAAATAAAGTTCATATCTTTTACCATACTTGTGGTGCAGTAAAACCACTTATTCCTTATCTGATAGAAGAGGGCGTAGATATCTTAAACCCTGTTCAAGTTAATGCACAAGATATGGATACAAAACTGCTCAAGAAAGAATTTGGCAAAGACATGACTTTTTGGGGCGGTGGTGTAGATACACAACATGTATTACCTTTTGGAACACCTCAGCAGGTAAGAGACGAAGTTAAAAGAAGAATTGAAGATCTTGCTCCTGGAGGAGGATTTATCTTTGCGGGTGTTCATAACATTCAAAGTGATGTTTCACCACAAAATTTCATGGCCATGTGGGAAACACTTCAAGAATATGGAATATATAAGTAA
- a CDS encoding histidine kinase: MYKERLKELTHSVLLDASQLAFIEEAPKTFNLLDSYLKFFRYLSKEKEKECLDYEIEVIEHYINIQRTHYDFNFEVAIDKDKMLKTIFITKSSLIAFFDKLLINILSQEEKCKRMALEFEIQNGQVKVILEVSYLNKAEIFSALL; this comes from the coding sequence GTGTATAAAGAAAGATTGAAAGAGTTAACTCATAGTGTTCTTCTTGATGCAAGCCAACTGGCGTTTATAGAAGAAGCACCAAAGACATTTAATCTACTAGATTCATACCTGAAGTTTTTTAGATATTTATCCAAGGAAAAAGAGAAAGAATGTCTTGACTATGAAATAGAAGTAATTGAACACTATATAAATATCCAAAGAACACATTATGATTTTAATTTTGAGGTGGCTATTGATAAAGATAAAATGCTTAAAACCATATTTATAACTAAATCAAGCTTAATTGCTTTCTTTGATAAATTACTAATCAATATATTAAGTCAAGAAGAAAAATGTAAAAGGATGGCATTAGAATTTGAAATTCAAAATGGGCAAGTTAAGGTTATTCTAGAAGTTTCATATTTAAATAAGGCTGAAATATTTAGTGCTTTATTATAA
- a CDS encoding helix-turn-helix domain-containing protein, with translation MIKLLIVDDEPLSLYAIRALVNRRFPDVSIIGEAKNGQEAVNLYKMLKPDMLIIDIKMPILNGIDASKQILEEFEEANILILTAYDSFNYVQNALNMGVRGYLLKPINDQDTVEKIRSLINTINYKKEKNNNDGTLEEKVNSIKPLVQKELISQMIYGSIKQEDLKNYAAFFQYNINKGYFMLIGFKKDISYNSGDEIQIKNIKSKILQGIKNLVVTMRKCIIGDFVGRGIPLWFPVDGNENSEEICKESKKIGEEIKRRISVVANVPVGIGIGNVATSIEFSKESYSEGYLALKAALKCNNVIHYIEMKESLAKENIRYPVQLEEKLIDLIKVGDIVQSKQVIEDILEGVFNEFSEMKDIKEYLSQLLSIVKRTMLQLGIGINTLTMIGTMDDLTHLSDIAEIRIWSRRNLFNILQLIEEIQDLKEKMIFTKIHSSIHKNVFADISLECIAQEVGISPQYLSKIFKEETGMNFIDYVTGKRISYAKKLLDNKDKSIREIAIAVGYSDSSYFTRIFKKIVGLTPKEYREFGMR, from the coding sequence ATGATTAAGCTATTAATAGTTGATGATGAGCCTTTATCTCTATATGCTATCAGGGCTTTGGTTAATAGAAGATTTCCAGATGTAAGCATAATAGGAGAGGCAAAAAATGGACAAGAGGCTGTGAATCTATATAAGATGCTTAAACCAGATATGCTTATTATAGATATTAAGATGCCTATATTAAATGGCATAGATGCTTCAAAGCAGATATTAGAGGAGTTTGAAGAGGCTAATATCTTAATACTTACAGCGTATGATAGCTTTAATTACGTACAAAATGCACTTAATATGGGGGTGAGAGGCTATCTGCTTAAACCTATAAATGATCAAGATACAGTAGAAAAGATAAGATCATTAATAAACACCATTAACTATAAAAAAGAAAAAAATAATAATGATGGCACCTTAGAAGAAAAAGTGAATAGCATTAAACCCCTTGTGCAGAAAGAACTTATATCCCAGATGATTTATGGCAGTATAAAGCAAGAAGACTTAAAAAACTATGCAGCTTTTTTTCAGTATAATATTAATAAGGGCTACTTTATGTTAATAGGATTTAAAAAAGATATTTCGTACAATTCTGGAGATGAAATACAAATTAAAAATATTAAAAGCAAAATTTTGCAGGGGATAAAAAATTTAGTGGTAACAATGAGAAAGTGTATAATAGGAGACTTTGTTGGAAGGGGAATCCCCTTATGGTTTCCGGTGGATGGAAATGAAAATAGTGAAGAGATTTGTAAGGAGTCTAAAAAAATTGGGGAAGAAATAAAAAGAAGGATAAGCGTAGTAGCTAATGTTCCTGTAGGAATAGGAATAGGAAATGTAGCAACTTCTATAGAGTTTTCTAAAGAATCTTATAGTGAGGGGTATTTAGCTTTAAAAGCTGCTCTAAAATGTAATAATGTTATCCATTATATTGAAATGAAAGAGAGCTTAGCAAAGGAGAATATAAGATATCCGGTTCAACTTGAAGAAAAACTTATAGATTTAATCAAGGTAGGGGATATAGTACAGTCAAAACAAGTTATAGAAGATATTCTAGAGGGAGTATTTAATGAGTTTTCTGAAATGAAAGATATAAAAGAGTATTTATCACAGCTTTTATCTATCGTTAAGAGAACGATGCTGCAATTAGGGATTGGAATTAATACGCTGACAATGATAGGAACAATGGATGATCTTACGCATTTAAGTGATATAGCAGAAATAAGGATCTGGAGCAGAAGAAACTTATTTAATATTCTCCAGCTTATAGAAGAAATACAGGATTTGAAAGAAAAGATGATTTTTACAAAAATACATAGTAGTATTCATAAAAATGTTTTTGCAGATATCTCATTAGAGTGTATAGCGCAAGAAGTTGGAATTAGTCCACAATATTTAAGTAAAATATTTAAAGAAGAAACAGGTATGAACTTTATAGACTATGTAACAGGCAAACGAATCAGTTATGCAAAAAAACTTTTAGACAATAAGGATAAAAGTATAAGAGAGATAGCTATAGCAGTAGGGTATTCGGATTCGAGTTATTTCACAAGGATTTTTAAAAAGATTGTAGGGCTTACGCCAAAAGAATATAGAGAGTTTGGTATGAGGTGA
- a CDS encoding sensor histidine kinase, with translation MKKPSIKGLDIKSFSLKKQLLVYFFIIILIMSLTNISFLYKTQLYYESFDSILRRAEKIDEVSVAIDNIVNMVVEYLYNTEQNNLGNYEKEYNKVVNKLKEIQTSDNEKIYYKGRDILSMVETFNEKKVRFIQLAEKETERIYIDKYVEELYRLSGYMQSEVKILLVLQMRDAQSYYAGLERNLIIGENIIYLLMFFITLLCFIFAIRFSRNIAMPIHKLAIMSKEVAEGNLDIELIDIKTGEEVSILVKSFNNMVIRLKQLIETIKQKGQIENELKQEQIKNLEVSHLLNKTELDLLQSQINPHFLFNTLNSISALAEIESAEQTKLMIKELSSLLWYNLKRISMNVTLGEEYKVVESYLYIQSKRFGNRFYFDTYLDSKVENFTIPSMILQPFVENAIIHGLEPKSHGILEISVKDEGQCIRIIIQDDGVGMDEQRLQEIVCTEPSGLTKHRGIGINNVIKRLNIAYGTNVVQIESELGKGTKVTILLPKV, from the coding sequence ATGAAGAAACCTAGTATAAAAGGCCTTGATATCAAAAGCTTTAGCTTGAAAAAGCAGTTGTTAGTTTATTTCTTTATTATTATACTCATTATGTCCTTGACTAATATTTCCTTTCTTTATAAAACTCAGCTTTACTATGAAAGCTTTGATTCTATACTAAGAAGAGCAGAAAAAATTGATGAGGTATCCGTTGCGATAGATAATATAGTTAATATGGTTGTTGAGTATTTATATAATACAGAACAAAATAATTTAGGGAATTATGAGAAAGAGTATAATAAAGTAGTAAATAAACTTAAGGAGATTCAAACATCTGATAATGAGAAAATTTACTATAAGGGTAGGGACATCCTCAGCATGGTTGAGACCTTTAATGAAAAAAAGGTCAGATTTATTCAGTTAGCGGAAAAAGAAACAGAACGTATTTATATTGATAAATACGTAGAGGAGCTTTATAGATTAAGCGGCTATATGCAGAGTGAAGTGAAGATTTTGTTAGTGCTACAAATGAGAGATGCGCAAAGTTATTATGCCGGTTTGGAGCGAAATCTTATTATAGGAGAAAATATTATTTATCTCTTAATGTTTTTTATTACGCTGTTATGTTTTATATTTGCTATAAGATTTTCTAGAAATATTGCTATGCCTATCCATAAGTTAGCTATTATGTCAAAAGAAGTGGCAGAAGGAAATTTAGACATTGAACTGATTGACATAAAGACTGGAGAAGAAGTAAGTATTCTTGTGAAGTCTTTTAATAATATGGTTATTAGACTCAAACAACTGATAGAAACTATAAAACAAAAGGGGCAGATAGAAAATGAATTAAAACAAGAACAAATCAAAAATTTAGAGGTATCTCATTTACTTAATAAAACAGAACTGGATTTGCTGCAGTCTCAGATTAACCCACACTTTCTCTTTAATACACTCAATAGTATTTCTGCTCTTGCAGAGATTGAAAGTGCCGAGCAGACAAAGCTCATGATTAAAGAACTTTCTAGTTTGCTGTGGTATAACTTAAAAAGAATAAGTATGAATGTCACACTAGGAGAAGAATATAAGGTTGTAGAGAGCTATCTGTACATTCAAAGTAAGCGATTTGGAAATAGATTCTATTTTGATACATATCTAGATTCAAAGGTCGAAAACTTTACTATACCCAGTATGATCCTCCAGCCCTTTGTAGAAAATGCCATCATACACGGGCTAGAGCCTAAAAGTCATGGAATATTAGAAATAAGTGTGAAAGATGAGGGGCAATGCATCCGAATAATCATACAAGACGATGGTGTAGGCATGGATGAACAAAGGCTACAAGAAATTGTTTGTACAGAGCCAAGTGGACTCACTAAACATAGAGGGATTGGCATTAATAACGTTATAAAAAGGCTTAATATAGCTTATGGAACCAATGTAGTGCAGATAGAAAGCGAGCTTGGGAAGGGAACGAAAGTCACTATATTACTTCCTAAAGTGTAA
- a CDS encoding copper homeostasis protein CutC, translating into MNKITLEVCVDSVESALAAQKGGATRLEVCSNLIIGGTTPTSSLIDLVNASVDIPLHVLIRPRFGDFCYTPFEFEYIKREIKVAKEHGAKGIVIGILTPNGDLDIERLKVLIDLAKPLHITLHRAFDVCKNPFEALEQVKSLGIDTILTSGQQQTCIQGASCIKELVNKAGNQVEILVGSGLNSSNIEEIVKTTHAKAYHLSGKKEKESPMLYRPQTVTMGLPILSEYTIWETDWLEIEKVKDIINRIHL; encoded by the coding sequence ATGAATAAAATCACATTAGAAGTGTGTGTGGACTCCGTAGAATCAGCTTTAGCTGCACAAAAAGGCGGAGCAACACGATTGGAGGTATGCAGTAATCTAATAATAGGCGGCACTACTCCTACATCAAGCTTAATTGATTTAGTTAACGCATCAGTAGATATCCCTTTGCATGTGCTTATAAGGCCTAGATTTGGGGACTTTTGTTATACACCATTTGAGTTCGAATATATTAAGCGAGAAATCAAAGTTGCAAAAGAACATGGTGCAAAAGGAATAGTTATTGGCATTTTAACTCCAAACGGCGACCTAGATATTGAACGCTTAAAAGTTCTCATTGATCTTGCAAAACCACTGCATATCACCTTGCATAGAGCATTTGATGTATGTAAAAATCCTTTTGAAGCGCTTGAACAAGTAAAATCCCTTGGAATTGACACAATTCTTACATCAGGTCAGCAGCAAACCTGTATCCAAGGTGCTTCCTGTATTAAAGAACTTGTAAATAAAGCAGGAAATCAAGTTGAAATATTAGTAGGCAGCGGATTAAATTCTAGTAACATTGAAGAAATAGTAAAGACAACTCATGCAAAAGCCTATCATCTTTCCGGCAAGAAAGAGAAAGAAAGCCCGATGCTTTATAGGCCTCAAACAGTAACTATGGGATTACCTATCTTATCCGAATATACTATTTGGGAAACAGACTGGCTTGAAATTGAGAAAGTTAAAGATATCATAAATAGAATTCATCTTTAG
- a CDS encoding methyl-accepting chemotaxis protein: MKNSLKQAKGLAIRTKLILVTELLLIIPVLALGLVSYSVAKQELEESGKVLLKNSVEMTLQVIEQNQILVDGGKLTLDEAQERVREYMLGEKDADGTRPINKNINLGENGYLLAYTQEGIEAAHPTLEGKNVLDAQDKKDGSYFVKEQIRIGNEGGGYLTYWWTLPNSQKISDKVAYQKTDPHWGWVVSAGTYMNDFNVGSSKIFITMIMMLLGVIVIGSIVIIIFAQHIAVPIKKIGKAVDAVASGDLYIQDLGIKNRDEIGRLNESFNIMVKNVNELIGSVKNSVDVVFKSSELLDSIVDENTVTINEVAVSVNEIAQSSEEQARGTEHGVMRVKSLSERIEQVTKLTVKTDEAAAATSGISSKGLEAIKILTNKSEENSKAAQKVNEIVLEVDRSSIEISAIAEVISQISDQTNLLALNAAIEAARAGEQGRGFAVVAEEVRKLAAQSAMSTGKVKELISEIQERSNAAVKAMEEGGAIAKEQNDAVIEAKSIFNQILEALQGITEDIRNIKGYSFEMEREKDEIIHILETLSVATEQNSAATEEVSAATEEQLASIDGIVSHTQDLKELAGQLKEKVSVFKVTQI; the protein is encoded by the coding sequence ATGAAAAACTCATTAAAACAAGCTAAAGGATTAGCTATTAGGACGAAACTTATTTTGGTAACAGAGTTATTGTTAATCATACCAGTACTTGCTCTAGGCTTAGTAAGCTATAGTGTTGCGAAACAAGAACTTGAAGAGAGCGGGAAGGTTCTTCTGAAAAATAGTGTAGAGATGACACTGCAAGTTATTGAACAAAATCAAATACTTGTAGATGGAGGGAAGCTAACACTAGATGAGGCGCAAGAAAGAGTTAGAGAATATATGCTGGGTGAGAAAGATGCCGATGGGACAAGACCGATTAATAAGAATATAAATCTTGGAGAAAATGGCTATTTACTGGCCTATACACAAGAAGGTATTGAAGCAGCACATCCTACCCTTGAAGGTAAGAATGTACTGGATGCTCAAGATAAGAAAGATGGTTCGTATTTTGTGAAAGAACAGATCAGAATAGGAAATGAGGGAGGAGGCTATCTAACTTACTGGTGGACACTTCCCAATTCGCAAAAAATTTCTGATAAGGTTGCTTATCAAAAGACTGATCCGCACTGGGGTTGGGTTGTGAGTGCTGGAACTTATATGAATGACTTTAATGTAGGTTCAAGTAAGATTTTTATTACAATGATTATGATGCTTTTAGGCGTTATAGTTATAGGATCTATAGTTATTATAATATTTGCACAACACATAGCTGTTCCTATTAAAAAGATTGGAAAAGCTGTAGATGCTGTAGCCTCGGGTGATCTATACATACAGGATTTGGGTATAAAGAATAGAGATGAGATTGGGAGACTTAATGAATCATTTAATATAATGGTGAAAAATGTTAATGAGCTCATAGGTTCTGTGAAGAATTCAGTGGATGTAGTATTTAAATCCTCAGAACTATTAGATAGTATCGTTGATGAAAACACAGTAACTATTAATGAGGTAGCAGTTTCTGTTAATGAAATTGCACAAAGTTCAGAGGAACAAGCGAGAGGGACAGAGCATGGTGTTATGAGAGTCAAAAGTTTATCAGAAAGAATAGAGCAGGTAACAAAGCTTACAGTAAAAACTGATGAAGCAGCAGCTGCAACAAGCGGTATAAGCAGCAAAGGATTAGAGGCAATTAAGATCCTTACGAATAAATCAGAAGAGAATAGCAAAGCGGCACAAAAGGTTAATGAAATCGTACTGGAAGTTGACAGAAGCTCTATAGAAATCAGTGCCATTGCAGAGGTTATTAGTCAGATATCTGATCAAACTAATTTATTAGCTTTAAACGCTGCTATAGAAGCTGCAAGAGCTGGAGAACAAGGGAGAGGATTTGCTGTCGTTGCTGAAGAAGTAAGAAAACTGGCGGCCCAATCCGCCATGTCTACTGGCAAAGTTAAAGAGTTAATAAGTGAAATACAGGAGAGGTCAAATGCTGCTGTTAAAGCTATGGAAGAAGGCGGAGCAATAGCTAAGGAACAAAATGATGCCGTAATAGAAGCTAAGTCTATTTTTAATCAGATATTAGAAGCTTTACAAGGTATTACAGAAGATATACGTAATATTAAAGGATATAGCTTTGAAATGGAAAGAGAAAAAGATGAAATAATTCATATTTTAGAAACACTTTCGGTTGCAACAGAACAAAATTCAGCGGCAACAGAAGAAGTTTCAGCTGCGACAGAAGAACAGTTAGCTAGTATAGATGGCATTGTTTCGCATACGCAAGATTTAAAAGAGCTTGCCGGGCAGCTTAAAGAAAAGGTGAGCGTATTTAAGGTTACACAGATATAA